One genomic segment of Desulforamulus reducens MI-1 includes these proteins:
- the argJ gene encoding bifunctional glutamate N-acetyltransferase/amino-acid acetyltransferase ArgJ, with protein MKEKAINIIKGGVTSAKGFLAGAVAAGLKKNDLLDLALIYSEVPASVAGVYTTNRVKAAPLELTKQRVSGGIGQAVIINAGNANACTGEQGMPAAMEMARSAAVALDIPEEYVMVASTGVIGVPLPVEKIVKAVPGAASSLSKEGHDLACQAIMTTDLVPKEYAVQVQIGEKVVTIGGMAKGSGMIHPNMATMLCFITTDAVIASDVLQGALKGSVDDSFNMITVDGDTSTNDMVVVLANGLADNPAIQMDSEDYQTFCKGLSEVCRALAKSIARDGEGATRLIEVQVIGAPSVQDARLASRSVAGSNLFKAAVFGKDANWGRILCALGYSGANFDPALTDILIGDVAVAKDGGAVHFDEEQALKMLEQDPVKVFVDLKSGTHAATAWGCDLTYDYVRINGSYRT; from the coding sequence ATGAAAGAGAAAGCAATTAACATAATCAAAGGCGGCGTGACCTCGGCCAAGGGTTTTTTAGCCGGGGCTGTGGCTGCGGGACTGAAAAAAAACGACCTACTGGATCTGGCTTTGATCTATTCAGAAGTGCCAGCCAGTGTGGCTGGTGTCTATACAACCAACCGGGTAAAGGCTGCTCCACTGGAATTAACCAAGCAGAGAGTGTCCGGTGGTATTGGGCAGGCAGTCATTATTAATGCAGGCAATGCCAATGCCTGCACCGGGGAGCAGGGAATGCCGGCGGCCATGGAAATGGCCCGGTCTGCGGCGGTGGCCCTGGACATACCTGAAGAATATGTCATGGTGGCATCCACCGGGGTGATTGGGGTACCACTGCCAGTAGAAAAGATTGTTAAGGCGGTGCCCGGAGCAGCATCTTCACTCAGTAAAGAAGGACATGACCTAGCCTGTCAGGCTATTATGACCACCGATCTAGTACCTAAGGAATATGCTGTCCAGGTACAGATAGGAGAAAAGGTGGTTACCATCGGTGGTATGGCCAAGGGTTCAGGGATGATTCACCCGAACATGGCTACCATGCTATGCTTTATTACCACAGATGCTGTCATTGCCAGTGATGTGCTGCAGGGGGCCCTCAAAGGGTCTGTGGATGATTCCTTTAATATGATTACAGTAGACGGAGATACCAGTACCAATGATATGGTGGTGGTACTGGCCAACGGACTGGCCGATAACCCGGCAATTCAGATGGACTCAGAGGATTACCAGACTTTCTGCAAAGGATTGTCAGAAGTATGTAGAGCTCTGGCCAAAAGCATTGCCCGGGATGGGGAAGGTGCCACCCGCTTAATTGAAGTTCAGGTGATCGGTGCCCCCTCTGTCCAGGATGCAAGGCTGGCGTCCCGTTCGGTGGCAGGTTCCAATTTGTTTAAGGCGGCAGTTTTTGGCAAGGACGCCAATTGGGGTCGTATCCTGTGTGCTCTGGGCTACTCCGGCGCCAACTTTGACCCAGCCCTAACAGATATCTTAATCGGGGATGTTGCAGTTGCAAAGGATGGAGGAGCTGTTCACTTTGATGAAGAACAGGCTCTAAAGATGTTGGAACAGGACCCTGTTAAGGTTTTTGTGGATCTAAAATCCGGTACCCATGCTGCCACAGCCTGGGGTTGTGATTTAACCTACGACTACGTAAGGATAAACGGCAGTTATCGGACTTAG
- the argB gene encoding acetylglutamate kinase, with translation MISPLEKAGILVEALPYIKKFSGKTIVIKYGGHAMLNADLKKAVMTDLVLMKFVGINPVVVHGGGPEITGMLHRLGIESQFVSGLRVTDAPTMEVVEMVLGKLNKEIVALINGLGGRSVGLSGKDANLIMANKKYSNDCQDIGFVGEVTGVNPQLLQTVIQEGYIPVVSPVGISTEGETYNINADTVASAIATALKADKLIILTDVEGILEDRQDKGTLISTVKMEDIPRLIERGVIQGGMIPKVECCMQAIQTGVATTHILDGRVPHSILLEVFTDKGIGTMVVSD, from the coding sequence ATGATAAGTCCGTTAGAGAAGGCAGGCATCCTGGTGGAGGCCTTACCCTATATAAAAAAGTTTTCTGGTAAAACCATTGTCATCAAATACGGTGGTCATGCCATGCTTAACGCAGATTTAAAAAAAGCTGTGATGACTGATCTGGTTCTCATGAAGTTTGTTGGTATTAATCCTGTGGTGGTACACGGCGGTGGGCCGGAAATTACCGGCATGCTGCATCGGCTGGGTATCGAATCACAGTTTGTCAGTGGCCTGAGGGTAACCGATGCCCCTACTATGGAAGTGGTGGAGATGGTCTTGGGCAAATTAAACAAAGAGATTGTTGCCCTGATCAACGGTCTAGGTGGGCGTAGTGTCGGACTGTCTGGCAAGGATGCCAACTTGATCATGGCCAATAAAAAATACAGCAATGATTGCCAGGATATTGGTTTTGTGGGTGAAGTGACAGGGGTTAATCCCCAACTGCTGCAGACCGTGATCCAGGAAGGTTATATTCCGGTGGTGTCCCCTGTGGGTATTAGCACCGAGGGAGAAACCTACAACATTAATGCAGACACTGTGGCTTCTGCCATTGCCACAGCACTAAAGGCTGATAAATTAATCATTTTAACGGATGTGGAGGGGATTTTGGAAGATCGTCAGGACAAAGGAACTTTGATCTCCACCGTTAAGATGGAGGATATTCCAAGGTTAATTGAGAGAGGTGTTATCCAGGGTGGCATGATACCAAAGGTAGAGTGCTGTATGCAAGCCATTCAGACAGGTGTTGCTACCACACACATTCTGGATGGTCGGGTGCCCCATTCCATCTTGCTGGAGGTTTTTACCGACAAAGGTATCGGAACAATGGTGGTTTCGGATTAA
- a CDS encoding acetylornithine transaminase, whose protein sequence is MNNQEILAMGQQYVMNTYGRLPMALVKGQGAWVWDADGRQYLDFVSGIAVNCLGHAHPEVAEAVCKQVKTLLHCSNIYWIEPQVKLAKLLVENSCADKAFFCNSGAEANEGAIKLARKYAKQHLGPDKYEIITATNSFHGRTLATVTATGQTKYQRGLDPLPQGFAYVPFNDLEALKNTIGPHTCAVMLEPVQGEGGVIPAAQAYLEGVKQLCEEKGLLLIFDEVQCGLGRTGKFLGYQHYGVEPDIITLAKALGGGFPIGAMLAKEQVAQAFQPGDHASTFGGNPLAATASLATMETLLQKGVLENAWQMGEYFKAELTKLAAEVPLVKEVRGLGLMIGLELGIEGKDIVAHCLEQGLLINCTNGNVLRFLPPLIITKDEIDQAVQILKRAMLVV, encoded by the coding sequence ATGAACAATCAAGAGATACTGGCAATGGGCCAGCAATACGTGATGAATACCTACGGGCGTTTGCCAATGGCCCTGGTAAAGGGCCAAGGGGCCTGGGTCTGGGATGCAGACGGCCGTCAATATTTAGATTTTGTCAGTGGAATTGCAGTTAATTGCTTGGGGCATGCCCACCCAGAGGTGGCCGAGGCTGTTTGTAAGCAGGTCAAAACCCTTTTGCACTGCTCCAACATCTATTGGATCGAACCTCAGGTAAAGTTAGCCAAACTGCTGGTGGAAAATTCCTGTGCTGATAAGGCGTTTTTTTGCAACAGTGGTGCCGAGGCCAACGAAGGGGCCATTAAATTAGCCAGGAAGTATGCCAAGCAACACCTTGGTCCGGACAAATATGAGATCATAACTGCCACCAATTCCTTCCATGGACGTACACTGGCCACTGTTACAGCCACAGGCCAGACCAAATATCAAAGGGGCTTAGATCCCTTGCCCCAGGGCTTTGCCTACGTTCCCTTTAATGATTTAGAGGCATTGAAAAACACCATTGGTCCCCATACCTGTGCTGTAATGCTGGAGCCGGTGCAAGGGGAAGGTGGCGTCATTCCGGCGGCCCAGGCTTACCTAGAAGGGGTAAAACAACTCTGCGAGGAAAAAGGGCTGCTTTTAATCTTTGATGAAGTCCAATGTGGCCTGGGGCGTACTGGGAAATTCTTAGGATACCAGCATTACGGAGTAGAGCCGGATATTATTACACTGGCCAAGGCCCTGGGAGGCGGTTTCCCCATCGGAGCCATGTTGGCCAAAGAACAGGTGGCACAGGCCTTTCAGCCCGGCGACCATGCCAGCACCTTTGGGGGTAATCCACTGGCTGCCACCGCCTCCCTGGCGACTATGGAAACCCTGCTTCAGAAGGGTGTGCTGGAAAATGCCTGGCAGATGGGAGAATATTTTAAGGCAGAACTAACCAAGCTGGCTGCGGAAGTACCCCTTGTCAAGGAAGTGCGGGGCTTAGGCTTAATGATCGGACTAGAACTTGGTATTGAAGGGAAAGATATTGTGGCCCACTGCCTGGAGCAAGGATTATTAATCAATTGCACCAACGGAAATGTTTTGCGATTTTTGCCGCCCCTCATCATTACGAAGGATGAAATAGACCAGGCCGTGCAGATACTGAAAAGGGCCATGCTGGTTGTATAA